In Clupea harengus chromosome 4, Ch_v2.0.2, whole genome shotgun sequence, the genomic stretch GAGCAGAGACCACACCTGTGTTGATCGTGAGCCAAACATGACCCTTATGGCTGACAATTGAACAGTAAGTCGGGAGGATATTTCTCTTACAGAGCAGAATCAGTTTGCAACTGTTATTTCAGGTATATGTGAGTCTTTTGAGGTCTTTTCTTAGATGGTTATAGGCAGTGGAAACCTATTTCCACTTTGCATGTGCACCCCATATCACGTATCTCATGTCTCACTATTTATTAACTCTAATGCAGGATAACAAATATTTGTACGTTTTGTTCAGCATGTTGCTTTTTACCTCATATTTGTGTATggtatctgtgtatgtatctgaAGGTGAAGCTcaagttaataaaaaaaagaggactTAACCTTTTGCAAATATGCAAAGCAGAGTCCATATTTTAACCCttaaaaaatgttgacattcaCGCTGAGCACACCCTAATCTCCAAAAAATGTTGATGACCTTTGCAGGCAGATTAAGACCAAGCTTCATACTCTCTGGGAAAGGAAGTCAGGTGGCTAAGGGTGTTGAGTCTCAAAGTCATTTCAGCTCTGCAGTGAGAAAGTGTCGTTAGGGGAAAGAGGCTCATGAGATGGGCAAAGTGGGATAAAAAGTGTTATAAGGTGTCAAATCTTTAGTGCACTTGGCTTTTTAGAACACCGTCATGAACGTACAACAACTGTCCATCTGTTGTGCTTTacctatatttttttttcaggtgcTTTTTCCTGGAGATGATGGTATCCTTCAACTAGTCTTGTCTAGATCACACTAGAGGCTTTAAGTATAAATACATAAacgtgatactgtgtgtgtgtgtgtgtgtgtgtgtgtcaagaaaGGATGTGTACCAGGTTTTGTGCTCTTTGCCATTTTTCAGAAATGTACTAAAAGATGCCAAGATACAATAATGTTCTCTACCCAATGTAAGGGAGTGATATCGGTGGCTTCAGCATGCAGCAACTTTCTTGAGAACCAAAACCACAGCTCAACATTCACTATCATGTGTTCACTTATGACATATTAAAAAGCACTGCAAAGACAGAAAGTGAACTATCTTATCAGCCTTCTTCAAACAAGGGTGGATATTGTGCTGGATGTCATTATTTAAATCAATCCAAATTCAAAGGATGTTAATGTTGTATATTTTCTTTCCATATTAATTTATCAGGCTGGCTCACTGTCTGTTTTAATATTGCTGTAGTTCTTTGTTTTGAAGATAATGTGAATCTGAGTGTTGTTATGCATGTGCAGTTAACACAGTGCTAAGACAACAAAGCTAGTGTTTCTGAAAAATAATGTCCCAACAAAAATATCATCATTCATTTAACATACAAAATTCAATTCCTTTTTTGGATTtcaatgcttttgttttgtattttacttttgaattcagaatattgtAAACCCAATAATAAATCATTTACAGCAATTGTTTGTCTTAATTTACAACACAGTGCGATAGAAGTCAACATCTAGAGTCTATCTGTCACGTTCCTGCTGAGCTCCGCCCTGGCCACGCCCCTTCAGTACTCAGTGTGCcattcacacgtacgcgttggaatgcgttgatccatcAAGGTTGACAGAACCCATTCagtttgaatggggtgacgtcatcctttgccgaactgaattgtggctccgttgggttccgttgcgtcgcgtttcatgcgttgcttgcggcAGGAGTTGAAAAAAAGTTttaacttttcgagaggcaacgcatgcggtcagccaatcaaattgcctttcatgcataactgacagcacaggcgctagccaatcagatcgcgtttaatgctcacgtctaaagagcgggaagctaaaaaaaaaaaagatggcggacccaactccgtagatggtcgtatttgtacctaaaagttgttttgttttgactttttttgctttgatttttttaaaagttagaGAAATAGaccactgtacaatgtaaaaaaaacccattattgtaactgaaaaatacgtctgaggggatttgcgaggtgtctgagccacctatctaatgttagcatgctactacccacaaggtaaacagctcgctagcggcgtgatttgacaggtcaacaaacaatctcactataaacgtctccgttatcaacacaattCCATGCGCGtagactcctcctccgtcatccgttggatcaatgCATTCAACGCAAAGGTGTGAGCGCGCCATTAGTAATATGCTATGCAATGAAGTCACTAATGTAACACCAGGTTGTCGGATCAACCAGTGGTAAAGCACCAAAGAAGAGTCACAGTGTCAGTCAATAGTTAACAAATTATTAAGATGACCATTGGGCACACAAAGGGGAGTTTGGGGGATAACTGCTCTACTTTCAGGGGCTAAGACACGCTAGGAGCTCACAGCAAAGTGAATACACTACAAATCAACAGTTGCAAAGTTTAAAGTGAGTTAGAATCTCAACCATGACACAAATCACACAGCAACCCGAAAAAGCCTAAAAGCAAGCAGCTAACCCCCCTAGCTACAGCCAGTGGCCCGTAGATGGTTATGGCAAGCTTTGTTCTTTATTAGTTAATTCCCAAGACTTAGATTAAAAATAGGGCTATCAATGCTGATCTTAAAACACCAAGCTGACCGCTGGCTGAGCCACTTAAAAGTAGTAGATGGCGTAAAACAAACTCAAAAGAAATAAACTCCAACAGTACAATCATTGCCAAAACAATTCCACTGCCacatggcaaacaacaatcacaTAACAATCAAACTAAATAAACTGCACGCATCTACCTTACCCCCGTGCACAAAGGAGACCAAGGAAAACAAGGGAGAGTGGATTGTTTGCAGACAGTTTATATAGGGCagtcttcttccactctcctcatTACTTCCTGCACTTCCTGCTTAAGCGCGTTGGAACCCCCGCTGTATTGGTCCCGGCATTACACCCTCATCAGTCTATCCTCTTACACTAACATATGATTGGTTCACAGTTTGTGGAGTTCTGAAGATCGTGAAGTCATATGATACTTCAATTTTGGATCTTACTGCAAAAAAAGAGGAATTTTGGTGAGAACaatccttttttttgttgtttgacaGGGCTGGATATAAATGTAAAGGCCTACTTTTTATCTTTTAGGGCTCTCCTTTGTTCGTCTCTTTTTTACTGGATTAAAGAATGACCAAATGATGTACAAATCTTGCAGGGACTTGATATATGGCTTGATGTATACAATTTCTTTGTTAGTTAGATTCTTCAGATGCCTGCCATGTTTATTTCTTGATACTTGAATGTCCTTGAACTCAATTTGAGAGACGTAAGTGAAACtgtcttgttttatttattgttaaatTGCACTAATACAGTGTCTCGGACAGATTATTAACAGTTTGAGTTTCTTTAAAGAAGCCCAATTTGTTATAGTCTTTGTAAGATTTTATTGGGCTGTTTTGAGTCCCTGTGGAGGCCATGAATGGTTGAAAATGAGGACACAGCATGACAAAACGGGTTGGGTGGTTGTTTCATACCCACTCACGCTCCGAATACACTGACTTACAAATAAGCCTCTAATAAAGTATGTTTTCTTGGAATATTACTTGTTTCAACTCATGTGGTGTGCAACTCAAAACAGACACAATGAGAAAGCATAGCTACACATGTTTGGCATCAAAACACTTTATTTgcacttcacatttacatttgggTTTGGTTACTCTTTGGCATGTGATGGAGTCACCAGTCACATATGCAGTGTTGCAATTGTATTTCATCTTGAGCAGCTCAGCAGTTTAGCACATGTATTGCAATGCATGCCAGTTGGGGTGGCGGTTTTATCCCACTCACTTTCTGAGTACACTGACTTGTTGTTTCACAGCTTTCAAACTTCCTGGAGTGGAATTGGGAAGAGCATAGGGGGTAACGgttggagggaagagaggagaggtgttgtTCCTCATTTAGAAGCGGCGGAAGCCACTGGACATCAAAGAGGAGCGAGACATTGaaggctgctgctgccaccgccaATGCTGAGGCTGGAGCCGCCGCCAATGCCGATTCCGCCACCGAGTGACATGCTCATGCCAGCGCCGCCACCATAGCCGaatccaccaccaccgccaccgcctcCGCCAAGGGCCAGGCCaccgcctccgcctcctccaAGGGCCAGGCCACCGCCTCCTGcaaaataacatttaatttaGTTAAAGGGCAGATCAATAAAAACTGCCAATGATATATGCAGCATGGTTCATTTCCTGGATTTGTATCCAGTcttgaaatgaataaatataccTACCAGCAGCACCTGAGGTTTCCTGCACGTGAACTGTTGCAGAGGCACCACCAATTCTGTGGAAGGGATGAAATATTAGGATTTTTTATTTGTTGCCAAATAACAATAGTCAGATAATTCACTAGTAGGTATTATACTTAATGTAGTCCTTTGTAGATGTGCTGTGTTTCATATGCTTACCTGGACTCCTCTCCTTCCAGCAATGTCCTGTAGGTGGCGATCTCAATGTCGAGGGCCAGTTTGACGCTCATCAGCTCCTGGTACTCGCGCACCTGGCGGGCCATGTCCTGCTTGGTAGTCTGGAGGGCCGCCTCAAGGTCCCTGATGCGCAGCTGGGCATCCTTCACTGCCAGCACTCCACGTTCCTCAGCCTCTGTAATCTGGGCATCAATGCTGGCGCGCTGAATCGCAATAAAACAGTGCAAGTCAGCCATGTGGAGGTTGGTTAAACGTTGGCTAATGATAGCATTAGTTATACTCAGTGGCGTTGGCAAAGGGGAAGGTAACTGACCTGTACTTTGACTGACTCAATTTCCATCTGGAGGCGGCTGATCATGCGGGTGAGCTCAGAGATCTCGGACTTGGTTGTGCGCAGGTCATCACCGTATCTGACAGCAGAGGTCTGCATCTCCTCAAACTGAAGAAGACCAACAGATGTTAGCATGAAGTTCCTACTCTGTGCCCCTTTCAAGAATCAAGGCTCTGTCATGATAAGGCACTAAGTGCTGGTACCAGTCTGATGCACTCACCTTGGCCTGGTaccatgtctctgtctcggCCCGGCTGCGGGTGGCGATGTCCTCGTACTGAGCACGCACTTCGGCCACAATGGAGTCCATGTCCAGAGAGCGGCTGTTGTCCATCTCCACAATAGCAGAGGTGTCCTTGATCTGCGCCTGCAGCTCGCGCAGCtcctgtgtgaggaagagagtgacAAATGTGAATGTTTGATACGAGCTTGAGAACACTGCAAATCATTTTGGATGTGACCCTGTATGGGTACATGAAGTATGACCATCTCTCACCTCTGCATAGACGACCCTGAGGAAGTTGATTTCATCCTGAGAGGCATCAACCTTGGCCTCCAGCTCCACCTTGATCATGTAGGCAGCATCAACATCCtaaagaagaatgaaagaatgggTAAGTATGTAGGTTCAGAGATTACCAATAAGAGATCATAGCAGAACACTGGGAGAGAgtgtaaacacatttttctgtttttaccTTCTTGAGCAAAACAAACTCATTCTCCACTGTGGCACGCTTGTTGATTTCAACCTCATACCTGCTCAAATGGAGCACAGTGTGGTCAGTTTTATAGAAGTATGAACTGAAACCCCCATACATTTCTTCTATAACAGGTGGTAAACAATGGCAAATGTCCATAAATAATTGAGGCACTCACTTCACTTTGAAGTCCTCAACCAGAACCTGCATGTTTTTCAGCTCTCCCTGCAGCTGGACTTGCCCACTGCCCATGCCGTCGAGCTGTCTGCGCAGGTTGCCAATGTAGGCCTCAAACATGGAGTTGATGTTGGAGCGCACGGTGGTCTGGTCCTGGAGGAGGCTCCACTTGGTCTCCAGCATCTTGTTCTGCTGTTCCAGGAAGCGCACCTGTGGGGACAAAATGAAACACCATTAG encodes the following:
- the LOC105889752 gene encoding keratin, type II cytoskeletal cochleal-like gives rise to the protein MRRSFSSRSVGGGGLALGGGGGGSSSSYSYSIGGGGASIGGGGASLSSSFGAGVGSLGLGGGGLALGGGGGGYGLAMGGGGGAFIAPAITAVTVNQSLLAPLNLAIDPTIQTVRTQEKNQIMTLNNRFASFIDKVRFLEQQNKMLETKWSLLQDQTTVRSNINSMFEAYIGNLRRQLDGMGSGQVQLQGELKNMQVLVEDFKVKYEVEINKRATVENEFVLLKKDVDAAYMIKVELEAKVDASQDEINFLRVVYAEELRELQAQIKDTSAIVEMDNSRSLDMDSIVAEVRAQYEDIATRSRAETETWYQAKFEEMQTSAVRYGDDLRTTKSEISELTRMISRLQMEIESVKVQRASIDAQITEAEERGVLAVKDAQLRIRDLEAALQTTKQDMARQVREYQELMSVKLALDIEIATYRTLLEGEESRIGGASATVHVQETSGAAGGGLALGGGGGGGLALGGGGGGGGGFGYGGGAGMSMSLGGGIGIGGGSSLSIGGGSSSLQCLAPL